ACGGTATGGCCCTGTTTGAATCACGGGATGTGGTCAAGCATGTACCCACATTCGCCCGTAAGGTCTTTGATGTGACCGGCGCCGGAGATACTGTTATCGCAACCCTTGGTCTTGGTCTTGCGGCGGGACTTGACCCGCTTACTTCTGCTGTGCTGGCGAATTACGCTGCCGGAATCGTTGTGAGTCAGGTAGGCGCGGCCACGGCATCTGTAGATGAGCTGGCCGAAGCAGTGCGTAACTGGCCCAAGCCGGAAATTAATGTCTGGAATGAATAAGAGTTGAATAATTTCAAAAAAAATTAAAATAGTGTACTCAGTCTTGTCTGGGTATATGTTGTATAGTGAATGATCCGAGGGGGAGTTTTGAACACACAGGCTAACAGGTTAAAGAAGTTGATTCAGGCCAATCAGGTCTTGGCCAGCATTGAGTCTCTGGTGGATTTATTGCCTCAGCTGTTAAGGCTGGCGCAAGATGTGACCGGTGCCGAAGCTTCCTCAATTATGCTGTACAACGAAGATAAAAACGTTCTTAATTTTGCATGGGCCATGAACGATGTTCTCGGTGATGAAGCTATGAAGGATTTGAAGACCGGCTTTGAACTGCCTATGGGTAAGGGGGTTGCCGGTTGGGTGGCTGAACATCGGGAAGCCCTGAATGTGCTTGATGCCCAAAATGATGATCGCTTTTCCAAGGAAGCTGACAAGAAGACAGGGTTTACGACCAGATGCATTCTCTGCACCCCCATTGTTCATCAGGATAAGTTGCTGGGTGTTGTTCAGGTATTGAATTCAGCTGAAAAGGAATGTTTCGGCAAGGAAGATGAGGAGCTGCTTGAAAGTTTTGGTCATCTGGCCGGGGTGGCTTTGATCCGTTCTGAACTTATGTTGCAGCGGTTAAATCAGCAAAAGTTCGAAACCCAGTTGGAAGCAGCTTCACGAATTCAGAGACAGTTTAATCCCCGGCAACCTGAGCTGGAAGGTGATAATCTGATCTGGGGCAGTTCTGTCCCGGCCCAGTTTGTTGGTGGAGATTTGTACGATTTTATACCCAATTCTGACGGAAGCTGGTATATTTATGTGGCTGATGTTTCTGGAAAGGGACTTCCCGCAGCATTGATCATGTCCGCTTTGTGGACTCGAATCAGGGCTGAAGCACTGGCCGAAAGGACTCCCGGCGAAATGCTTAAGGCGGTCAATGTAGGTGCGTATGAATTTATGAACGGTGAAGTCTTCGCCACGATGGTTCTGATGCGTTATACACCGGAGACCGGAAAGTGTGAATATGCTGTTGCCGGGCATCCTTCCCCTCTGCTGATTGATGAAGGTAAAGCTGAACCTCTGGAAAGACCTTTCGGATTGCCTGTGGGAATTCTTGATGAGGGCGATTTCGGGACCAGCGAGTTTACGCTTGGAAAGGGGCAGTCGCTGATAATTGTCACAGATGGAGTGGATGAGGCCCGCGCCGGGGATGGAGAATTCTTCGGTGAAGAGCGGATGGAAGAAACTCTCAGGCAGGGCGGAGCTCCATTGGCCGGGGAAAAACTCCTCAAGGCTGTAGCAGATTGGAGAGGAGAGACCCCTCCCAATGACGATACCACTGTGGTCGAAATATACAGGGCTTAAGAACAGGCTGTTCAAGCGGAGCAGTAAGGAGATATAATGGGTGCAGGCTGGAAAATGGAATCCTCGGTGGAAGAGGTCCTGATCAAGATCAGCGGTGAAGTTGATTTTACCGGGACTCCTGAACTCAGGGATAAAATGCATCATTTCGTAAAGGAGACTTCCGGGGAAGTTCGGGTGGATCTATCTGAACTTGAATATCTGGACAGCTCCGGGTTGGCTTCATTGATCGAGCTGCGCAGAATGCTGGTCAAAGATAGCCGTACAGTGAAGATTGTAGCTGTCACGGATCAGGTGGATAGACTTTTAAATCTTACGCAGGTCAAATCGTTGTTCGGTTTAACCTGATCAGATCTTTCGGGCTGCGCTGAAAAGGGAGTTGTTCGGGATGAATGGATTGCAGGTTCTCGCTTGGATGGTTTCCAGACTCCTCGGTTGCCTGCGTCTGAAGCCCGCAAAGAAGAAATCCTTTTATCGCAAAAGATTACTCCGTGATCTTGCCTCGGTAGGGGCGGATTCCATTCCCATCGTCAGTGTTATTTCCGCCTGTACAGGCATTATTCTCGCCTTACAATCCGCCCAGCAATTAGAAAAGGTAGGGGCCATCAGTTATGTGGCCAACCTTGTGGGCGTGACCATCATTCGTGAGCTTGGTCCATTGCTCACCGCCATCATCGTTACCGGGCGTTCCGGAGCGGCCTTTACTGCGGAAATTGCAACCATGCAGATTTCCGAGGAAATCGACGCTCTTGAAGTCATGGGTATTGAGCCGGTCCGTTTTCTTGTCCTTCCCAAAATGATTGCCATGTTGATCATGGTTCCCTGTTTGACAGTCTGGGCCGATTTTGTGGGCATCTTTTCCGGCGGGGCCTTTTCCGCCATTGCTCTGGGCATCAATAAAGTCACCTATTTCAATAATTCAGTAGAGTTTTTAAAACTTCACGATGTGCTGGCCGGTCTGGTCAAGGCCGGGGGCTTTGCCGTGGCGATCACCATAATCGGTTGCTGGCAGGGTTTTCTCGCCCGTGAAGGAGCTGCTGATGTGGGTCGCAAGACAACCAATTCTGTTGTTATCTCTATCTTTGTGATAATATTGCTGGACCTGTTTTTTACGGCACTCAACTTTCTTTTCCGGTAAAAGATCATGAAGTTATCAAGAGTTGCACAAGATATTACGCTCAAGAAGCTCAGTCTCGGTTATCCGGGCAAGGTGCTTATGGAGGACCTGAATGCTGTGCTGCCTGCCGGAAAGATCAGTGTTATTCTTGGTGGCTCCGGGTGTGGGAAATCAACTTTGCTGCGTCACATTCTCGGGTTGAACACCCCTGTTTCCGGGGAGATCTTTTTGGGCGAGACCAATTTGACCTCCTTGGACAGTGGAGAAGAATATAAGCAGATCCGCACCCGCATGGGCGTTCTTTTTCAGGATGGGGCCATGCTCGGTTCGCTAACCCTTGGTGAAAATGTGGCTTTGCCCATGCAGGAACATACTGAGTTGCCC
The Marinifilum sp. JC120 DNA segment above includes these coding regions:
- a CDS encoding anti-sigma factor antagonist, with the translated sequence MGAGWKMESSVEEVLIKISGEVDFTGTPELRDKMHHFVKETSGEVRVDLSELEYLDSSGLASLIELRRMLVKDSRTVKIVAVTDQVDRLLNLTQVKSLFGLT
- a CDS encoding GAF domain-containing protein; translation: MNTQANRLKKLIQANQVLASIESLVDLLPQLLRLAQDVTGAEASSIMLYNEDKNVLNFAWAMNDVLGDEAMKDLKTGFELPMGKGVAGWVAEHREALNVLDAQNDDRFSKEADKKTGFTTRCILCTPIVHQDKLLGVVQVLNSAEKECFGKEDEELLESFGHLAGVALIRSELMLQRLNQQKFETQLEAASRIQRQFNPRQPELEGDNLIWGSSVPAQFVGGDLYDFIPNSDGSWYIYVADVSGKGLPAALIMSALWTRIRAEALAERTPGEMLKAVNVGAYEFMNGEVFATMVLMRYTPETGKCEYAVAGHPSPLLIDEGKAEPLERPFGLPVGILDEGDFGTSEFTLGKGQSLIIVTDGVDEARAGDGEFFGEERMEETLRQGGAPLAGEKLLKAVADWRGETPPNDDTTVVEIYRA
- a CDS encoding ABC transporter permease: MNGLQVLAWMVSRLLGCLRLKPAKKKSFYRKRLLRDLASVGADSIPIVSVISACTGIILALQSAQQLEKVGAISYVANLVGVTIIRELGPLLTAIIVTGRSGAAFTAEIATMQISEEIDALEVMGIEPVRFLVLPKMIAMLIMVPCLTVWADFVGIFSGGAFSAIALGINKVTYFNNSVEFLKLHDVLAGLVKAGGFAVAITIIGCWQGFLAREGAADVGRKTTNSVVISIFVIILLDLFFTALNFLFR